A genome region from Lucilia cuprina isolate Lc7/37 chromosome 3, ASM2204524v1, whole genome shotgun sequence includes the following:
- the LOC111686738 gene encoding poly(ADP-ribose) glycohydrolase isoform X1, which yields MLGDGEEDSRNGQMSEDELPEVNWRGCSMSEIYRQLNPFELDHLPAVKPSESHTVLHHFPIRNADTEPPKPLKSHHKWDALHVRLPCSSKSQYPVVQEDGSSSIENRWEMIEKALLRPIQNSHDLQAAILSYNTKYEGVWNFRALHKLFGEEYDEDESKIFFENLLPRIIRLALRLPELVQAPIPLLKQGKCHAVTLTQEQISCLLANAFLCTYPRRNTLKKKSEYSTFPDINFNRLFQSSGSAVLEKIKCICHYFRRVCPLEDDRSNVPTGCVTFERRYMPHNEMPNWSESSIPLGITPLHITSDGTIEDEGLGLLQVDFANKYLGGGVLGGGCVQEEIRFVICPELIVSKLFTECLRPTEALLMVGCERYSNYTGYANTFQWAGNHEDNTPRDSSRRRMCHIVAIDALHFQDSAYQYHEELMLRELNKAYVGFSTSLTTLAPGVASGNWGCGAFGGEATLKALLQLMACTVTTRPLVYFTFGNEELRDQVHKMHTFFIENNILVKDLWSVLKKFYTRKLPAKELYTFLYSELEKIKRSPPKKQIIENATNQTNNAAERKVDMKNTTTLNSMSITPRPMNKRSPPSNAKRSLEESQDIFATTSPEGENDERNETAATVAPKTTATIDLSISDDSETEELLKMAAPEAEASINSTPKKVVDNKSSPSNGGTPAKTNTKSRQRTLLEMLDQSYNQAGPATKKYCASKSPQKN from the exons ATGTTGGGCGATGGCGAGGAGGATTCAAGAAATGGACAAATGTCGGAGG aTGAATTGCCTGAAGTGAATTGGCGCGGTTGTTCAATGTCGGAGATTTATCGTCAGCTAAATCCCTTTGAATTGGATCATTTGCCAGCGGTAAAACCCTCAGAGTCTCATACCGTCTTACATCATTTTCCCATACGTAATGCAGACACTGAACCTCCCAAACCATTGAAATCACATCACAAATGGGATGCTTTGCATGTTAGATTGCCGTGTTCTTCGAAGTCTCAGTATCCGGTAGTGCAAGAAGATGGTTCCTCTAGTATTGAAAATCGTTGGGAAATGATTGAAAAGGCTCTACTCAGACCCATACAGAATTCACATGATTTACAGGCGGCAATTTTGTCATATAACACTAAATACGAGGGAGTTTGGAATTTTCGTGCACTACATAAACTATTCGGTGAGGAATATGATGAGGATgagtcaaaaatattctttgaaaaCTTATTGCCACGTATAATACGTTTGGCTTTGAGGCTGCCAGAATTGGTGCAGGCACCAATACCTTTGCTAAAGCAGGGTAAATGCCATGCAGTCACCTTGACACAAGAACAAATATCTTGTCTTTTGGCCAATGCCTTCCTGTGCACCTATCCAAGACGtaatactttaaagaaaaagtctGAGTACAGTACGTTTCCTGATATTAACTTTAATCGCCTATTTCAATCATCTGGTTCAGcagttttggaaaaaattaaatgtatttgcCACTATTTTCGTCGGGTATGTCCTTTAGAGGATGATCGCAGTAATGTGCCCACTGGATGTGTTACATTTGAAAGACGTTATATGCCTCATAATGAAATGCCAAATTGGTCTGAATCTTCTATACCTTTAGGTATAACTCCTTTACATATAACCTCCGATGGCACTATAGAGGATGAAGGTTTGGGTCTGCTGCAAGTGGACTTTGCCAATAAATACTTGGGCGGTGGTGTTTTGGGTGGAGGTTGTGTCCAAGAGGAAATACGTTTTGTTATATGTCCAGAACTAATAGTTTCTAAACTTTTTACCGAATGTTTAAGACCTACCGAGGCTCTGCTAATGGTAGGCTGTGAACGTTATAGTAATTATACCGGCTATGCCAATACCTTCCAATGGGCTGGCAATCATGAAGACAATACACCTCGTGACTCCTCACGAAGACGTATGTGCCACATAGTGGCCATAGATGCCTTACACTTTCAGGATTCAGCCTATCAGTATCACGAAGAGTTAATGCTGCGCGAACTGAATAAAGCTTATGTCGGCTTTTCCACTTCGCTCACTACCTTAGCGCCTGGTGTGGCTTCTGGGAACTGGGGTTGTGGTGCTTTCGGTGGTGAGGCCACACTTAAGGCTTTATTGCAATTAATGGCCTGTACGGTGACTACACGTCCTTTAGTATATTTTACATTTGGCAATGAAGAATTACGTGATCAAGTTCATAAGATGCACACATTCTTTATTGAGAATAACATTTTGGTTAAGGATTTATGGTcggttttgaaaaaattctatacCCGTAAATTGCCCGCCAAGgaattgtatacatttttatatagcgAATTGGAAAAGATAAAG CGCAGTCCGCCGAAGAAACAAATTATCGAAAACGCGACGAACCAAACGAATAATGCTGCCGAAAGAAAGGTCGATatgaaaaacacaacaacattgAATAGTATGTCCATTACCCCACGACCAATGAATAAACGGTCGCCTCCCTCAAACGCCAAACGAAGCCTAGAGGAAAGTCAGGATATATTTGCTACCACCTCGCCAGAAGGTGAAAATGATGAAAGAAATGAAACAGCGGCGACAGTAGCACCtaaaaccacagccactattGATCTATCTATTTCGGATGATAGTGAAACTGAAGAATTGCTCAAAATGGCAGCACCAGAAGCAGAAGCAAGTATTAATTCCACAccgaaaaaagtagtagataaCAAAAGCTCACCCTCAAATGGCGGCACACcagcaaaaacaaatacaaaatccCGACAACGTACTCTGCTAGAAATGTTGGATCAATCATATAATCAAGCCGGTCCAGCCACAAAGAAATATTGTGCTAGTAAATCACCCCAAAAAAACTAA
- the LOC111686738 gene encoding poly(ADP-ribose) glycohydrolase isoform X2, producing the protein MLGDGEEDSRNGQMSEDELPEVNWRGCSMSEIYRQLNPFELDHLPAVKPSESHTVLHHFPIRNADTEPPKPLKSHHKWDALHVRLPCSSKSQYPVVQEDGSSSIENRWEMIEKALLRPIQNSHDLQAAILSYNTKYEGVWNFRALHKLFGEEYDEDESKIFFENLLPRIIRLALRLPELVQAPIPLLKQGKCHAVTLTQEQISCLLANAFLCTYPRRNTLKKKSEYSTFPDINFNRLFQSSGSAVLEKIKCICHYFRRVCPLEDDRSNVPTGCVTFERRYMPHNEMPNWSESSIPLGITPLHITSDGTIEDEGLGLLQVDFANKYLGGGVLGGGCVQEEIRFVICPELIVSKLFTECLRPTEALLMVGCERYSNYTGYANTFQWAGNHEDNTPRDSSRRRMCHIVAIDALHFQDSAYQYHEELMLRELNKAYVGFSTSLTTLAPGVASGNWGCGAFGGEATLKALLQLMACTVTTRPLVYFTFGNEELRDQVHKMHTFFIENNILVKDLWSVLKKFYTRKLPAKELYTFLYSELEKIKSAEETNYRKRDEPNE; encoded by the exons ATGTTGGGCGATGGCGAGGAGGATTCAAGAAATGGACAAATGTCGGAGG aTGAATTGCCTGAAGTGAATTGGCGCGGTTGTTCAATGTCGGAGATTTATCGTCAGCTAAATCCCTTTGAATTGGATCATTTGCCAGCGGTAAAACCCTCAGAGTCTCATACCGTCTTACATCATTTTCCCATACGTAATGCAGACACTGAACCTCCCAAACCATTGAAATCACATCACAAATGGGATGCTTTGCATGTTAGATTGCCGTGTTCTTCGAAGTCTCAGTATCCGGTAGTGCAAGAAGATGGTTCCTCTAGTATTGAAAATCGTTGGGAAATGATTGAAAAGGCTCTACTCAGACCCATACAGAATTCACATGATTTACAGGCGGCAATTTTGTCATATAACACTAAATACGAGGGAGTTTGGAATTTTCGTGCACTACATAAACTATTCGGTGAGGAATATGATGAGGATgagtcaaaaatattctttgaaaaCTTATTGCCACGTATAATACGTTTGGCTTTGAGGCTGCCAGAATTGGTGCAGGCACCAATACCTTTGCTAAAGCAGGGTAAATGCCATGCAGTCACCTTGACACAAGAACAAATATCTTGTCTTTTGGCCAATGCCTTCCTGTGCACCTATCCAAGACGtaatactttaaagaaaaagtctGAGTACAGTACGTTTCCTGATATTAACTTTAATCGCCTATTTCAATCATCTGGTTCAGcagttttggaaaaaattaaatgtatttgcCACTATTTTCGTCGGGTATGTCCTTTAGAGGATGATCGCAGTAATGTGCCCACTGGATGTGTTACATTTGAAAGACGTTATATGCCTCATAATGAAATGCCAAATTGGTCTGAATCTTCTATACCTTTAGGTATAACTCCTTTACATATAACCTCCGATGGCACTATAGAGGATGAAGGTTTGGGTCTGCTGCAAGTGGACTTTGCCAATAAATACTTGGGCGGTGGTGTTTTGGGTGGAGGTTGTGTCCAAGAGGAAATACGTTTTGTTATATGTCCAGAACTAATAGTTTCTAAACTTTTTACCGAATGTTTAAGACCTACCGAGGCTCTGCTAATGGTAGGCTGTGAACGTTATAGTAATTATACCGGCTATGCCAATACCTTCCAATGGGCTGGCAATCATGAAGACAATACACCTCGTGACTCCTCACGAAGACGTATGTGCCACATAGTGGCCATAGATGCCTTACACTTTCAGGATTCAGCCTATCAGTATCACGAAGAGTTAATGCTGCGCGAACTGAATAAAGCTTATGTCGGCTTTTCCACTTCGCTCACTACCTTAGCGCCTGGTGTGGCTTCTGGGAACTGGGGTTGTGGTGCTTTCGGTGGTGAGGCCACACTTAAGGCTTTATTGCAATTAATGGCCTGTACGGTGACTACACGTCCTTTAGTATATTTTACATTTGGCAATGAAGAATTACGTGATCAAGTTCATAAGATGCACACATTCTTTATTGAGAATAACATTTTGGTTAAGGATTTATGGTcggttttgaaaaaattctatacCCGTAAATTGCCCGCCAAGgaattgtatacatttttatatagcgAATTGGAAAAGATAAAG TCCGCCGAAGAAACAAATTATCGAAAACGCGACGAACCAAACGAATAA